Proteins from a genomic interval of Vreelandella profundi:
- a CDS encoding tripartite tricarboxylate transporter substrate binding protein — protein sequence MKTIKAISMLSCLAFPMTFAAYSGADSYPERPISTIIAFGAGGNTDVGARILFPAVDRELGVPLNIINRPGGGGWVGWAQLLNSSNDGYTLGYINTPNLITGYLDPQYRRDIDLNDFELIANHVTDYGVISINKDETRFNTIDELVTYAQSNILTASTTGANGDDHIAMLKMNHNYKTQFVPVHTTGTAEQRAAIQGGHVDVNFSNVGDTNMAHRNGDLKILAIMAPERSDFIPDIPTLEELGYSDVISWSARGIAAPKGTDPSVLEQLKEAFVAGMQDPEHLAKMEELGLLVDIRTGDSYREMLEEEEQGVRSLENLLGW from the coding sequence ATGAAAACTATAAAAGCAATTAGCATGCTCTCCTGCCTTGCATTCCCCATGACGTTTGCAGCCTATTCAGGTGCGGATAGCTATCCGGAAAGACCAATTTCTACCATTATCGCCTTTGGAGCTGGTGGAAATACGGATGTTGGTGCGCGGATCCTGTTTCCAGCAGTAGATCGTGAGTTAGGTGTACCGCTTAACATTATCAATCGACCCGGCGGAGGGGGCTGGGTAGGCTGGGCACAGTTACTCAACTCATCCAATGACGGCTATACCCTAGGCTATATAAATACTCCCAATTTGATCACCGGCTACTTGGATCCACAGTATCGTCGCGACATAGATCTGAATGATTTCGAACTCATCGCGAATCATGTCACTGACTACGGCGTCATTTCGATCAATAAAGATGAGACCCGCTTTAACACTATTGACGAGTTAGTCACTTACGCCCAATCAAACATACTGACAGCTTCAACAACCGGGGCAAATGGTGATGACCATATTGCGATGTTGAAGATGAATCATAATTATAAGACGCAGTTTGTACCAGTCCATACCACAGGCACGGCGGAGCAGCGCGCCGCGATTCAGGGCGGGCACGTTGATGTGAATTTTTCAAACGTTGGGGATACCAACATGGCGCATCGTAATGGCGATTTAAAAATTCTTGCGATCATGGCTCCCGAGCGATCAGATTTTATTCCTGATATCCCTACGCTAGAGGAGCTAGGTTACTCGGACGTGATTTCTTGGTCCGCACGCGGCATTGCGGCTCCTAAAGGCACCGATCCCTCCGTGTTGGAGCAGCTTAAAGAAGCCTTTGTTGCCGGTATGCAAGACCCTGAGCATTTAGCAAAAATGGAAGAGCTGGGACTGCTAGTCGATATACGAACAGGTGATTCCTATCGAGAAATGCTGGAAGAGGAAGAACAAGGCGTTCGCTCTCTTGAAAACTTGCTTGGCTGGTAA